The window AAGGAAAATGCACTGGCTGCACCCTGTGCGCCATAACATGCCCAGATGTAGCCATAGAAGTTTACAGAGAAAAAAAGAAGGTTGGAGGAGAGAAATAATGGAGAAAAAGTTTATGACTGGGAACGAAGCGATCGCCGAGTCGGCGATTCAAGCGGGTTGCCGACACTTTTTTGGCTATCCCATAACTCCCCAAAGCGAGATTCCTGAGTATATGTCAAAACGTCTTCCTGAAGTTGGAGGAATATATCTCCAAGCCGAAAGCGAGGTAGCCGCGATCAACATGCTTTTCGGCGCTGCTGGTGCTGGTGCAAGAGTGATGACGTCCTCTTCTAGCCCTGGAATCAGCCTCATGCAAGAAGGAATCTCATACATGGCCGGTGCACAGCTTCCCTGCGTAATAGTGAATATTATGCGTGGGGGTCCTGGACTGGGCGGTATACAGCCTTCGCAATCCGACTACTTCCAAGCCACTAAAGGCGGAGGACATGGCGACTACCATCTGCTTGTGCTGGCGCCCCACACAGTGCAGGAGGCGGTTTCACTTACGATGGAAGCCTTCGACCTGGCCGACAAGTATCGCAATCCTGTACTGGTTTTAGGGGACGGCTACATTGGTCAAATGATGGAACCCGTTGAATTCAAAGAAACAACGTCGTCGAAACTTCCCCCAAAGGAATGGACCCTTACAGGTGCCAAGGGGCGTCCTCCAAATTTGGTTAAGAGCCTTTACCTTGATCCTGAAGCTTTAGAAAAACATAATTTGGAAATAAACCGCAAAATTCAAGAGATGATTGCGAACGAGGTGCGTGTTGAAACCTATCAAACCGACGACGCTGAGGTTATTATTGCTGCTTATGGGACGGTGGCGAGAATTGCAAAAACTGCAATAAAAGTTCTCCGTGAAAAAGGCGTCAAGGTAGGAATGGTGCGTCCGATTACAGTTTTTCCGTTTCCCTACGACACATTTAGAAAGATGGCTGATAGAGTAGGCAAGTTTTTGGTAGTTGAGATGAGCCTTGGGCAGATGGTTGAAGACGTTAGGCTCGGCTCGTGTGGTAAAGCCAACATCCGCTTTTATGGGCGAACCGGAGGCGTGGTTCCGAGTTACGATGAGATAGTTGCTGAAACAGAAAAGTTCGTAAAGGAGGTATGTTGAAAAATGAAAGTGGAACTTGAGAAAGTTTTTGAACGACCAAGGACCCTGCGTCCTGTGATGACCCATTATTGCCCGGGCTGTGGGCATGGGATTGCTCATCGTCTCGTGGCAGAAGTGTTGGACGAGTTGAGAATCAGGGAGAAAACTGTTGGTGTTGCGCCTGTAGGTTGCTCGGTTCTTCTCTACAACTATCTTGATGTTGATATGTATGAAGCTGCACATGGTCGTGCGCCCGCGGTTGCAACTGGCTGTAAACGAGTTCACCCTGAACTGGTTGTTTTCACTTACCAAGGTGATGGCGACTTCGCTTCTATAGGGACTGCAGAAGCGGTTCATGCAGCAGCTCGAGGAGAAAAAGTAACCACGATTTTCATTAACAACGCAATCTATGGAATGACTGGTGGGCAGATGGCGCCTACAACGCTTATCGGACAGAAAACCACAACCTCGCCCATGGGGCGAATTCCAGAACGCGCCGGCTATCCAATTAGGATGGCAGAGTTGCTTTCAACACTTGACGGTGCGGCGTACATTGCAAGAGTTGCCGTGAACAATGCTAAACATATCATACATGCTAAGAAAGCCATAAAGAAGGCGTTTGAGACACAAATAAAAGGCTTAGGTTACTCCATGGTTGAAGTCCTATCGCAGTGTCCAACTAATTGGCGTATGACTCCCGTCGAGGCAGTAAAATGGGTTGAAGAGAAAATGGTGCCATATTATCCGTTAGGCGAATTCAAAGTTCCAAAAGAGGGTTGACACATGGAAAAAACAGTTGGAAAACCTGTTTATGCCAACGTCATAATGGCTGGCTTCGGCGGCCAAGGGTTGATGTTTATTGGAAAGCTTTTAGCGTACAGCGCTATGAAAGCTGGAAAAAATGTTACATGGATACCTTCTTACGGTCCAGAAATGCGTGGAGGAACCGCCAACTGCACAGTCGTCATATCAAGCGAGGGAATAGGGTCTCCAGTCATAACCTCGCCGCAAGCATTGAT of the Candidatus Bathyarchaeota archaeon genome contains:
- a CDS encoding thiamine pyrophosphate-dependent enzyme, producing the protein MKVELEKVFERPRTLRPVMTHYCPGCGHGIAHRLVAEVLDELRIREKTVGVAPVGCSVLLYNYLDVDMYEAAHGRAPAVATGCKRVHPELVVFTYQGDGDFASIGTAEAVHAAARGEKVTTIFINNAIYGMTGGQMAPTTLIGQKTTTSPMGRIPERAGYPIRMAELLSTLDGAAYIARVAVNNAKHIIHAKKAIKKAFETQIKGLGYSMVEVLSQCPTNWRMTPVEAVKWVEEKMVPYYPLGEFKVPKEG
- a CDS encoding 3-methyl-2-oxobutanoate dehydrogenase subunit VorB — protein: MEKKFMTGNEAIAESAIQAGCRHFFGYPITPQSEIPEYMSKRLPEVGGIYLQAESEVAAINMLFGAAGAGARVMTSSSSPGISLMQEGISYMAGAQLPCVIVNIMRGGPGLGGIQPSQSDYFQATKGGGHGDYHLLVLAPHTVQEAVSLTMEAFDLADKYRNPVLVLGDGYIGQMMEPVEFKETTSSKLPPKEWTLTGAKGRPPNLVKSLYLDPEALEKHNLEINRKIQEMIANEVRVETYQTDDAEVIIAAYGTVARIAKTAIKVLREKGVKVGMVRPITVFPFPYDTFRKMADRVGKFLVVEMSLGQMVEDVRLGSCGKANIRFYGRTGGVVPSYDEIVAETEKFVKEVC